The Methanosphaera sp. BMS genome contains a region encoding:
- a CDS encoding DUF3344 domain-containing protein — protein sequence MNKKILMVLFISLTLIMCSAVAAENLTTTEQGEVNGGVYSHAVQKTPYGNQQAGGNLEEVSFNITNKEESNINPQKSADTGTPTNSYNTGSVTETTQTIKDIQNARLYTMVYVQSTNNRYGAVVNISLDGDNDGSYETVLENNRVLQIASSQDATVYTVNENITRVYSDYLLSYDIANYIHADTLNVKVQTYSGQDMGVADAKIKCVGLLAAYNVDSSNERYTYWFNTGHSWTNEKSETTFATTGKPLPETATLIQVATSSAKSDVYVNGISFESENPSGYFSESVWDVLDVYDNESDVVLENEATGGLYGATFKTIAATLVLTYTETNPEPVVKVDKVKVSSNGGDALVYVTNNIQATLSNEGSQLDSAKLTLNVGDFSQSVDISNLDNNPQTFTFNYTTDEKNDYELFLVLDYLNGTVETIYSDNLVVKYNGYMGKSFTGGENFTEKREYEGLNTLVIIPVHDYQSADWQMVTSTINASKYGLDDMEKIVDILYYQPYNWDYGYVMNTYQLSINDLEISPIAQYNDTKGFGNQWNFPSGLLVYNISNYFKAGQNNVFNITRLNDDKLALYTGYIVAVYENATQPSIIKITEETDLLNTESSGYGTNSTTAISYAVYENIDTKYLNSTKLCVITGAANWPDSNIFLNDKKYGSMSDNWNTTQQMSFSTYDVDNLVNGENIVTLQSVEDNLVIFSTILTMTYNEPLINVTNLGVTSNSNNFFVNVNNTVEVTLKAEGRHSPIELTLKIDDDELTQTVDDINDIKTVDFTYIPTSNGTKNVEVIIKYLNDSSVSAYTGTLTAYYNGYMGKSFTGGENFTTKRVYEGKNTLILEQFDYYNWNDNSRAVYDASALDAGKIVDVLYYQGYNWDKYLNFTLMVNGVESPLIASYSDAKGFGTYNYPSGVMVFNVTGQFVAGQSNEIVPMQGVNNSNILYGGILVVVYANNTDMTSIMINEGSDLLNPEASGLTSSDYTVAYANYEGVESGDGVLYVISAASDKADGSKILFNGEDVGCMADSYDSVSKLSIVKSEVGNVVDGDNLVTLQSINDNLFAMGTILVLSYEVPNVVVTDVNVTASKGDLLVDTDNIVSIGISNDGAPFTGTLNVDVDGSVSSVVLEDFVGYKVVDVTVNPSTVGAKDVKVDLIVDDESQTLYEGTLMAYYNGYRGKSFTGGENFTTKRVYVGKNTLILEQFDYYNWNDNSRAVYDASALDAGKIVDVLYYQGYNWDKYLNFTLMVNGVESPLIASYSDAKGFGTYNYPSGVMVFNVTGQFVAGQSNEIVPMQGVNNSNILYGGILVVVYANNTDMTSIMINEGSDLLNPEASGLTSSDYTVAYANYEGVESGDGVLYVISAASDKADGSKILFNGEDVGCMADSYDSVSKLSIVKSEVGNVVDGDNLVTLQSINDNLFAMGTILVVSNPIETTLKVDTTEFTAGEKATIQASIYYGNAVLSNLNKGKVSFKVNGKTLKDENGKVIYAKVVNGTAKIENYAIPDSWIGSNAEIQAIYSGSVDLDSLKSEKVSLNVTTAALTITTNDVTATAGEDVKLTATVTAGNSIINNGKIVFKINGKTVKDENGKVIYAKVVNNQVTVNYTLPEDMKVGDYKLTAVFLATGYDRVEDTKTLTVVEN from the coding sequence ATGAATAAAAAGATACTGATGGTACTTTTTATTTCACTGACATTGATTATGTGTTCGGCAGTAGCCGCAGAAAACTTGACTACTACAGAACAAGGTGAAGTAAACGGTGGTGTTTATTCACATGCCGTTCAAAAAACACCCTATGGTAATCAACAAGCTGGTGGCAATTTAGAAGAAGTATCATTTAATATAACAAATAAGGAAGAATCGAACATAAACCCACAAAAAAGTGCAGATACGGGCACTCCCACAAATTCTTACAATACGGGAAGTGTTACGGAAACCACTCAAACAATCAAAGACATACAAAATGCAAGATTATACACTATGGTTTATGTACAAAGTACTAACAATAGATATGGGGCAGTAGTAAACATCTCTCTTGATGGAGATAATGACGGATCATATGAAACTGTACTAGAAAACAATAGAGTTTTACAGATTGCATCCAGCCAGGATGCTACGGTTTACACAGTTAATGAAAACATCACTCGTGTATATTCCGACTATTTATTATCCTATGACATTGCAAACTATATCCATGCAGATACATTAAATGTCAAGGTACAGACATATAGTGGTCAAGATATGGGAGTAGCGGATGCAAAAATAAAATGTGTCGGATTGTTGGCCGCATACAATGTTGATTCATCAAATGAAAGATACACATACTGGTTCAATACTGGTCATTCATGGACTAATGAAAAATCAGAAACGACATTTGCAACAACTGGCAAACCTCTTCCAGAAACGGCAACATTAATACAAGTAGCAACATCATCAGCTAAGTCAGACGTATATGTAAACGGCATATCATTTGAATCTGAAAATCCTTCAGGTTACTTTAGTGAAAGTGTATGGGATGTATTGGATGTATATGATAATGAATCAGATGTTGTTCTTGAAAATGAGGCAACAGGTGGTTTGTATGGAGCTACATTTAAAACAATCGCCGCTACACTAGTACTTACCTATACGGAAACTAATCCTGAGCCGGTTGTTAAAGTAGATAAGGTTAAAGTGTCATCTAACGGTGGAGATGCATTGGTATATGTAACCAACAATATTCAAGCAACCCTAAGTAATGAAGGTTCACAACTTGATAGTGCAAAATTAACATTAAATGTTGGGGACTTCTCACAGTCAGTCGATATAAGTAATTTGGATAATAATCCACAAACATTCACATTCAATTACACTACTGATGAAAAAAATGATTATGAATTGTTCTTGGTATTGGATTACCTGAATGGTACGGTTGAAACAATCTATTCTGATAACTTAGTTGTCAAATACAATGGTTATATGGGTAAATCATTCACCGGTGGAGAAAATTTCACTGAAAAACGTGAATACGAAGGATTAAACACATTGGTGATAATACCCGTACATGATTATCAATCCGCAGATTGGCAAATGGTCACAAGCACTATTAATGCTAGCAAATACGGATTGGATGATATGGAAAAAATTGTAGATATACTGTATTATCAACCATATAACTGGGACTATGGTTATGTGATGAATACATATCAACTCTCAATAAATGATTTGGAAATCTCACCAATAGCCCAATATAATGATACAAAAGGATTTGGAAATCAATGGAACTTCCCATCAGGATTATTGGTATATAATATTTCAAATTACTTTAAAGCAGGACAAAACAATGTATTTAATATAACAAGACTCAATGATGATAAATTAGCATTATACACTGGCTACATAGTGGCAGTATATGAAAACGCTACACAACCATCAATAATAAAAATTACAGAGGAAACCGACTTATTAAATACCGAAAGTTCCGGTTATGGAACAAACAGTACAACAGCAATATCATATGCCGTATATGAAAACATAGATACAAAATACCTAAATTCAACAAAATTATGCGTAATAACCGGTGCTGCTAACTGGCCGGACAGTAACATATTCCTAAATGATAAAAAATATGGTTCAATGTCTGATAACTGGAATACAACTCAACAAATGTCATTTAGTACATATGACGTTGATAATTTGGTCAACGGAGAGAATATTGTTACATTACAAAGCGTAGAGGATAATCTAGTAATATTCAGTACAATATTGACAATGACCTATAATGAACCATTAATAAATGTAACAAATCTTGGAGTAACATCCAACAGTAATAATTTCTTTGTCAACGTAAATAACACTGTTGAAGTAACCCTTAAAGCAGAAGGCAGACATTCACCAATTGAATTAACGTTAAAAATTGATGATGATGAATTAACACAGACTGTTGATGATATAAATGACATTAAAACAGTTGACTTTACATATATTCCTACAAGCAACGGTACCAAGAACGTGGAAGTAATCATCAAATACCTAAATGACAGCAGCGTAAGTGCTTATACAGGTACATTAACTGCTTATTATAACGGTTACATGGGTAAGTCATTTACTGGTGGTGAGAATTTCACTACTAAACGTGTTTATGAAGGTAAGAATACTTTGATTCTTGAGCAGTTTGATTATTATAATTGGAATGATAATTCTAGGGCGGTTTATGATGCTTCAGCTTTGGATGCTGGTAAGATTGTTGATGTCTTGTATTATCAGGGTTATAATTGGGATAAGTATTTGAATTTTACTTTGATGGTTAATGGTGTTGAAAGTCCTCTTATTGCTAGTTATAGTGATGCTAAGGGATTTGGTACTTATAATTATCCTAGTGGTGTGATGGTCTTTAATGTTACTGGTCAGTTTGTTGCTGGTCAGTCTAATGAGATTGTTCCTATGCAGGGTGTTAATAATTCCAATATACTTTATGGTGGTATTTTAGTTGTTGTTTATGCTAATAATACTGATATGACTAGTATTATGATTAATGAGGGTTCTGATTTGTTAAATCCTGAAGCTAGTGGATTGACTTCTAGTGATTATACTGTTGCGTATGCTAATTATGAGGGTGTTGAATCTGGTGATGGTGTATTGTATGTGATTTCTGCTGCCAGTGATAAGGCTGATGGTAGTAAGATTTTGTTCAATGGTGAAGATGTTGGATGTATGGCTGATAGTTATGATTCGGTTTCAAAACTCAGTATTGTGAAATCTGAAGTCGGTAATGTTGTTGATGGTGATAATCTTGTAACTTTACAGAGTATTAATGATAACCTCTTTGCAATGGGAACAATACTTGTATTAAGTTATGAAGTGCCTAATGTTGTCGTCACTGACGTTAATGTCACTGCAAGTAAAGGTGATTTGCTTGTAGATACTGATAACATTGTCAGTATTGGCATTTCCAATGATGGTGCACCGTTTACTGGTACTTTGAATGTTGATGTTGACGGAAGTGTTTCCAGTGTGGTTCTTGAGGACTTCGTTGGTTATAAAGTTGTTGACGTGACTGTCAATCCAAGTACTGTCGGTGCTAAAGATGTTAAAGTGGATCTTATAGTTGATGATGAAAGTCAAACATTATATGAAGGCACTCTTATGGCATATTATAACGGTTATAGGGGTAAGTCATTTACTGGTGGTGAGAATTTCACTACTAAACGTGTTTATGTAGGTAAGAATACTTTGATTCTTGAGCAGTTTGATTATTATAATTGGAATGATAATTCTAGGGCGGTTTATGATGCTTCAGCTTTGGATGCTGGTAAGATTGTTGATGTCTTGTATTATCAGGGTTATAATTGGGATAAGTATTTGAATTTTACTTTGATGGTTAATGGTGTTGAAAGTCCTCTTATTGCTAGTTATAGTGATGCTAAGGGATTTGGTACTTATAATTATCCTAGTGGTGTGATGGTCTTTAATGTTACTGGTCAGTTTGTTGCTGGTCAGTCTAATGAGATTGTTCCTATGCAGGGTGTTAATAATTCCAATATACTTTATGGTGGTATTTTAGTTGTTGTTTATGCTAATAATACTGATATGACTAGTATTATGATTAATGAGGGTTCTGATTTGTTAAATCCTGAAGCTAGTGGATTAACTTCTAGTGATTATACTGTTGCGTATGCTAATTATGAGGGTGTTGAATCTGGTGATGGTGTATTGTATGTGATTTCTGCTGCCAGTGATAAGGCTGATGGTAGTAAGATTTTGTTCAATGGTGAGGATGTTGGATGTATGGCTGATAGTTATGATTCGGTTTCAAAACTCAGTATTGTGAAATCTGAAGTCGGTAATGTTGTTGATGGTGATAATCTTGTAACTTTACAGAGTATTAATGATAACCTCTTTGCAATGGGAACAATACTTGTAGTATCCAACCCAATCGAAACAACACTCAAAGTAGATACAACCGAATTCACAGCAGGTGAAAAAGCAACAATCCAAGCAAGCATATACTACGGTAACGCAGTATTAAGTAACCTTAACAAAGGTAAAGTATCCTTCAAAGTAAACGGCAAAACACTTAAAGATGAAAATGGTAAAGTAATCTATGCAAAAGTGGTAAACGGTACTGCCAAAATAGAAAATTATGCTATACCGGATTCATGGATAGGTTCTAACGCTGAAATACAAGCAATATACTCAGGATCTGTAGATTTGGATTCATTAAAAAGCGAAAAAGTATCACTTAATGTTACAACTGCCGCTCTAACAATCACAACCAATGATGTAACTGCAACAGCAGGAGAAGATGTTAAACTAACAGCAACAGTAACGGCCGGAAATTCCATAATCAACAATGGAAAAATAGTCTTTAAAATCAACGGTAAAACGGTTAAAGATGAAAATGGTAAAGTAATCTATGCTAAAGTAGTAAACAATCAAGTAACAGTAAATTACACATTGCCTGAAGATATGAAAGTTGGGGACTATAAACTAACTGCAGTATTCTTGGCTACTGGATATGATAGGGTTGAAGATACTAAAACGTTAACAGTAGTAGAAAATTAA
- a CDS encoding glycosyltransferase, with the protein MLKELLKDKINSKKQQDARRLIVEGNLFDYEYYINQYPQVTQENMDLLDHYLEIGYKDGLNPSEDFDTKYYLKMYGDVRVSNINPLVHYVLYGAKEGRKCSSKLTDDEINTYKQLIYDNNLFDEEYYYTQYPELKDTNLDCFTHYLLVGADEGANPSKQFDTVYYQINNENKINDDMNPLIHYVVKGMDEQLKTHLELTQEQVDACVRIIDDSNTFDEEYYVSQKEELKNQNINLIEHYVKEGAFDRLNPSKSFDTSVYLEYNPDVRAKANNPYVHYLQSGKKENRVPLKTKKMQRHDRDYENYIAHQVDIIEKSGLFDKEYYLEKYDDVKYYLINPIEHYVTKGAYEGKNPSKDFNSNYYLYYNPDVKENEQNPLVHYITVGKKEGRGRTISHIVNKDEKYYEREIYEKTREFGYTQYTNAPMVSIILLNRDGAHHLRRLFKTFKQRTTYPNYEMIIVDNNSTDESIDIINEYADELNITLIQNEVNRSFSYANNQAVEIAKGSYLLFLNNDMEVCPGWLNHLMDTALSDSNIAAVGSKLIYPDASSSVYNTEKSYTIQHAGIVFNQKDGYVRPYNKDNGMPYEFEDNTPKERVAVTAATLLVEKSKYMEVGGFDNEYEYGFEDVDLCLKLYRKGYKNYYNPKSVLFHYEFGTQESNEQDIVRNRRIRNKEVFTKKWNTWLKKEVFLDKINNNQLFTDNPLKVGLVVSQRGRNVQAGDFFTALGLSDSLVKLGYKTEFLAINHSEYESSAYEVDSDIDVVISLLDKYDINQIESENTMLVKIAWVRNWIERWVEQDFFEDFDLVLASSKKAMEYIKEHTGFNPILFPIATDTSMFNTDIKAVDEYRCDYCFTGSFWNADRDIINCLSPDDLEYSFNLYGANWEKLPHLRKYHKGFINYEQMPRLYASTKIVIDDANHVTKEYGSVNSRVFDALASGRLVITNGVLGNNELFKGLLPEYHSKEDLNKKIEYYLQNDDKRDELVLKLQNMVLSNHTYDIRANQFVSILADYVSHPKVLIKAPIPRSKNKFEWGDYFFGRNLQREFNNKSYYSKIQLLDDWDNLNDGLYDIILVLRGLSVYTPKSQHYNIMWNISHPDDITLGEYNSFDKVYVASAYWADKLNELLDVDVESLLQCTDINRFKNQYDEEYDTELLFVGNSRLVYRKILKDLLPTKHQLRVYGAMWESIIDEKYLYGEYISNDELYRAYSSTKILLNDHWDDMRERGFISNRIFDAIACGSVILTDHVKGIEDLFPEAVVYYDKPEELEDKIQEALKIKSVNPDLVKEHTYERRVEKIISDYEELSI; encoded by the coding sequence TTGTTAAAGGAATTACTCAAAGATAAAATTAATAGTAAAAAACAGCAGGATGCAAGAAGACTGATAGTTGAAGGGAATCTATTCGACTATGAATATTATATCAATCAATATCCACAAGTAACACAAGAGAACATGGATTTGCTGGATCATTACTTGGAAATAGGATATAAGGATGGTTTAAATCCATCAGAAGACTTTGATACAAAATACTATCTTAAGATGTATGGGGACGTACGCGTATCAAACATTAATCCACTCGTCCATTACGTATTGTATGGAGCCAAAGAGGGACGTAAATGCAGCAGTAAATTAACTGATGATGAAATAAACACATATAAACAACTGATATATGACAATAACCTTTTCGATGAGGAATACTATTATACGCAATATCCGGAACTTAAAGACACTAACCTTGATTGCTTCACCCATTACTTGCTTGTTGGAGCAGATGAAGGGGCCAACCCCTCAAAACAATTCGACACTGTATACTATCAGATAAATAACGAGAACAAGATAAACGATGACATGAACCCACTGATACACTATGTAGTCAAGGGGATGGATGAACAGTTAAAAACACACCTGGAATTAACTCAGGAGCAGGTGGATGCATGTGTACGTATAATCGATGACTCAAATACATTCGATGAGGAATATTACGTATCACAAAAAGAAGAATTAAAAAATCAAAACATCAACCTCATAGAACACTACGTTAAAGAAGGGGCATTCGATAGGTTAAATCCATCCAAATCATTTGACACATCAGTATATCTTGAATATAACCCTGATGTAAGGGCAAAGGCAAATAACCCATATGTTCACTACCTGCAAAGCGGTAAAAAGGAAAACCGTGTACCATTAAAGACAAAGAAAATGCAAAGACATGACCGTGACTATGAAAATTACATAGCCCACCAGGTGGATATCATCGAAAAGTCCGGATTATTCGACAAGGAATATTATCTTGAAAAATATGATGATGTAAAATACTACCTAATAAATCCTATAGAGCATTACGTGACCAAAGGTGCATATGAGGGGAAAAATCCTTCAAAAGACTTTAATTCAAACTATTATCTTTATTATAACCCTGATGTCAAGGAAAACGAACAAAATCCATTGGTTCATTATATTACAGTTGGTAAAAAGGAAGGAAGAGGACGAACAATAAGTCATATTGTAAATAAGGATGAAAAATACTATGAAAGGGAAATCTATGAAAAAACACGGGAATTCGGATACACCCAATACACCAATGCACCGATGGTATCCATAATACTCTTGAACAGGGATGGGGCACATCACCTAAGAAGACTATTCAAGACATTCAAACAAAGAACCACCTATCCCAATTATGAGATGATCATCGTGGATAACAATTCCACAGATGAATCAATCGACATAATCAACGAATACGCGGATGAATTAAACATCACACTAATACAAAACGAGGTAAACAGGAGCTTTTCATACGCCAATAATCAGGCAGTTGAAATAGCTAAGGGCAGCTATTTGCTGTTTTTAAACAATGACATGGAGGTATGTCCCGGATGGCTAAACCACCTTATGGACACGGCACTATCAGACAGCAACATAGCGGCGGTAGGTTCAAAGTTGATATATCCTGATGCATCATCATCAGTTTACAATACTGAAAAATCATATACCATCCAGCATGCGGGCATAGTGTTTAATCAGAAGGATGGATATGTGCGTCCATATAACAAGGATAACGGCATGCCATATGAATTTGAAGACAACACACCAAAAGAAAGGGTGGCAGTAACAGCAGCTACGCTATTGGTGGAAAAATCCAAGTATATGGAAGTCGGTGGATTTGACAATGAATATGAATACGGATTTGAGGATGTGGATTTATGTTTAAAGCTATACAGGAAGGGATATAAAAATTACTATAATCCAAAATCAGTACTCTTCCACTATGAATTCGGTACACAGGAATCAAATGAACAGGACATTGTAAGAAATCGCAGAATAAGAAATAAGGAAGTATTTACTAAAAAATGGAACACATGGCTTAAAAAAGAAGTATTCCTCGATAAAATCAACAACAATCAATTATTCACTGACAATCCATTAAAGGTGGGATTGGTCGTATCACAAAGGGGAAGAAATGTACAGGCAGGAGATTTCTTCACTGCACTGGGATTATCCGACAGTCTTGTAAAACTTGGCTATAAAACAGAATTTCTGGCCATAAATCATAGTGAATATGAAAGCAGTGCCTACGAGGTCGACAGCGACATTGACGTTGTCATATCACTTTTGGATAAATATGACATTAACCAGATAGAATCAGAAAACACAATGCTTGTAAAGATTGCATGGGTAAGAAATTGGATAGAAAGATGGGTAGAACAGGACTTCTTTGAGGACTTTGACTTGGTACTGGCCTCAAGTAAAAAAGCAATGGAATACATTAAAGAACATACAGGATTCAACCCAATACTATTTCCTATAGCAACGGATACCTCAATGTTCAACACAGATATCAAAGCCGTTGATGAGTACAGGTGTGACTACTGCTTCACGGGTAGTTTCTGGAATGCCGACCGTGATATAATCAACTGTTTAAGTCCTGATGATTTGGAGTATAGCTTTAATCTATACGGGGCCAATTGGGAAAAACTGCCTCATTTGAGAAAGTATCATAAGGGCTTTATCAACTATGAACAAATGCCCCGGTTATATGCATCAACAAAGATAGTGATAGATGATGCAAATCACGTGACAAAGGAGTATGGATCAGTAAACAGTCGGGTATTTGATGCATTGGCATCAGGAAGACTGGTAATTACAAACGGGGTGCTGGGAAATAATGAATTGTTCAAGGGACTTCTACCGGAATACCACTCCAAGGAAGATTTAAATAAAAAGATAGAGTATTATCTTCAAAATGACGATAAACGTGATGAGTTGGTACTTAAATTACAGAATATGGTACTCAGTAATCATACATATGACATAAGAGCAAATCAATTCGTGTCAATACTTGCAGATTACGTCAGTCATCCTAAGGTATTAATCAAGGCACCAATACCTAGAAGCAAGAATAAATTCGAGTGGGGGGATTACTTCTTCGGAAGAAACCTACAAAGAGAATTCAACAACAAGTCATACTACTCAAAGATACAACTGCTTGATGACTGGGACAATCTTAACGATGGATTATATGACATAATACTCGTACTTCGTGGATTATCCGTCTATACTCCAAAGTCCCAGCACTATAATATAATGTGGAACATATCACACCCGGATGACATAACACTGGGTGAATACAATAGCTTTGACAAGGTATATGTGGCCTCAGCATACTGGGCGGACAAATTAAATGAATTGCTTGATGTTGATGTGGAAAGTCTACTTCAATGTACCGATATAAATAGGTTCAAAAATCAATATGATGAGGAGTATGATACGGAATTATTGTTTGTTGGAAACTCAAGATTGGTCTATAGAAAGATTCTAAAGGATTTGCTTCCTACTAAACACCAGTTAAGGGTATATGGTGCCATGTGGGAGTCAATCATTGATGAAAAATATCTATATGGTGAATACATCTCCAATGATGAGTTATACAGGGCATATTCATCTACCAAAATACTGCTCAATGATCACTGGGATGACATGAGAGAACGTGGATTCATATCAAACAGGATATTTGATGCAATAGCATGTGGAAGTGTCATACTGACAGATCACGTAAAGGGTATAGAGGACTTGTTCCCGGAGGCAGTGGTATACTATGATAAGCCGGAAGAACTTGAAGATAAGATTCAGGAAGCATTGAAAATCAAATCAGTCAATCCTGATCTTGTCAAGGAACATACATATGAAAGAAGAGTAGAAAAGATCATATCCGATTATGAAGAGTTATCTATTTAA
- a CDS encoding signal recognition particle protein Srp54, whose product MLEGLSDSLTKTMKKLAGMSVIDKKTLKEVNKDIQKALIQSDVNIKVVFALSKKIEKRALEEELPKGLSPKEHVMRIVYQELVNLIGEKPEKLEITHKPYIIMMLGLQGSGKTTTTAKLARHLKKKGYNSAIICTDTWRPAAYEQLRQLTEPMDVPVFGDPENKDAIDLAKKGLAECEDKYDVILVDTAGRHKEEQDLLDEMSELSQVVEPDEVILVIDGTIGQQARSQAETFKHTTDIGSIIVSKLDGSAKGGGALSAVAEIKAPIKFIGTGERVDDFEAFDPERFISRLLGMGDIETLIEKAEEVTSAKSEQEMLDSIVSGKFTLKDMENQLTMMNKMGPVQQIMKLIPGIGNQLPANASKITEEKLGMYKILMQSMTDYELENPEVIKKSRIQRISRGAGLTNDDVKDLLRYYSITKKALKGMGKRNMGGPMGKLMRHMSR is encoded by the coding sequence ATGCTTGAAGGATTAAGTGACAGTCTAACAAAAACAATGAAAAAATTAGCTGGAATGTCAGTAATTGATAAGAAAACACTCAAAGAAGTAAATAAGGATATTCAAAAAGCACTCATACAATCGGATGTAAACATTAAAGTTGTATTTGCATTATCCAAGAAGATAGAAAAAAGAGCCCTGGAAGAAGAACTGCCTAAAGGATTAAGTCCAAAAGAACATGTAATGCGTATTGTATACCAAGAACTAGTAAATCTAATCGGTGAAAAACCAGAAAAACTAGAGATTACGCACAAACCATACATTATAATGATGCTGGGACTTCAGGGTAGTGGTAAAACAACCACCACAGCCAAGTTAGCAAGACACCTTAAAAAGAAAGGATATAACTCTGCAATAATATGTACAGACACATGGAGACCAGCCGCATATGAACAGTTAAGGCAACTTACCGAACCTATGGACGTACCCGTATTCGGAGACCCGGAAAACAAGGACGCTATTGACTTGGCTAAGAAAGGACTGGCAGAATGTGAAGACAAATATGACGTGATACTTGTAGATACAGCCGGTCGTCATAAAGAGGAACAGGACTTGCTTGATGAAATGAGCGAATTAAGTCAGGTTGTTGAGCCTGATGAGGTAATACTTGTAATTGACGGTACCATCGGTCAGCAAGCACGTAGCCAAGCTGAAACATTCAAACACACAACAGACATAGGATCCATTATCGTAAGTAAATTAGATGGTTCAGCAAAAGGTGGGGGTGCACTATCAGCGGTAGCTGAAATTAAGGCACCTATTAAGTTCATAGGTACAGGTGAACGTGTAGATGACTTTGAAGCATTTGACCCTGAAAGATTCATATCCAGACTTCTTGGTATGGGTGATATTGAAACATTAATAGAAAAGGCCGAGGAAGTAACATCAGCCAAAAGTGAACAGGAGATGCTTGACTCCATTGTAAGCGGTAAGTTCACCCTTAAGGACATGGAAAACCAACTTACAATGATGAACAAGATGGGACCCGTTCAGCAGATAATGAAACTTATTCCGGGTATAGGTAATCAGTTACCTGCAAATGCATCCAAGATTACCGAAGAAAAACTTGGAATGTACAAGATATTAATGCAATCAATGACTGATTATGAACTGGAAAATCCTGAAGTAATCAAGAAATCACGTATTCAACGTATAAGTCGTGGTGCCGGATTAACAAACGATGACGTGAAGGATTTACTCAGATATTACTCAATAACCAAAAAAGCACTAAAAGGAATGGGAAAACGTAACATGGGCGGACCTATGGGTAAACTCATGAGACATATGTCCCGATAA
- a CDS encoding methyltransferase domain-containing protein, with product MKASDEEKWDMKLNVNTCVYDYSQEDYQNYGYDPTPYVVLEELVKLDLIKKDDIIVDYGCGKGRIGFFLNNQVGCKVIGIDHNKRLIKKAKNNLENYGYTDDIKFVYSKAEEYVPDEANCFYLFNPFSSKIFRQVLKKIEESKKNNPREILIFFYYSTIEYKMYLPTEKRLELIQSIEFEENIINDVNPAKLDVYILK from the coding sequence ATGAAAGCATCGGATGAAGAAAAATGGGACATGAAACTAAATGTGAATACCTGCGTATATGACTATAGTCAGGAGGACTATCAAAATTATGGTTATGATCCAACGCCATATGTTGTATTAGAAGAACTTGTAAAATTAGATTTGATAAAAAAGGATGATATAATCGTTGACTATGGATGTGGAAAAGGAAGAATAGGATTTTTTTTAAACAACCAGGTAGGCTGTAAAGTTATAGGCATAGACCATAATAAAAGATTGATTAAAAAGGCAAAAAATAACCTGGAAAACTATGGTTATACAGATGATATCAAATTTGTTTACTCCAAGGCAGAAGAATACGTGCCGGATGAAGCGAATTGTTTTTATCTATTCAACCCATTTTCCAGCAAAATATTTAGGCAAGTATTGAAAAAAATAGAAGAATCTAAAAAGAATAATCCAAGAGAGATTTTAATATTTTTTTATTACTCTACAATCGAATACAAAATGTATCTGCCAACAGAAAAGAGATTGGAATTAATTCAATCGATAGAATTTGAAGAAAACATTATAAATGATGTAAATCCCGCTAAATTGGATGTATATATACTTAAGTAA